In the Quercus lobata isolate SW786 chromosome 5, ValleyOak3.0 Primary Assembly, whole genome shotgun sequence genome, one interval contains:
- the LOC115991400 gene encoding bifunctional UDP-glucose 4-epimerase and UDP-xylose 4-epimerase 1-like: MENGDFPLEVEARWSAVLSPTILVTEGAGFIGSHTVVQLLNEGFRVSIIDNLDNSVSEAVDRVRDLFGPKRSQNLEFHLGDLRNKDLEKLFSQTQFDALIHFAGLKAVGESVASLSRYFDNNLIGTINLYEVMAKYDCKKMVFSSSATVYGQPEKMPCVEDFELKAMNPYGRTKSLLPDYQRLSHRLNTSKLMKIEVSSYT, translated from the exons ATGGAGAATGGAGATTTTCCACTAGAG GTTGAGGCGCGGTGGTCGGCGGTCCTATCTCCGACGATTCTGGTTACCGAAGGAGCCGGTTTCATTGGCTCTCACACTGTGGTTCAGCTTCTCAATGAAGGCTTTAGGGTTTCGATCATCGACAATCTTGATAATTCCGTCTCCGAAGCTGTTGATAGGGTTCGTGATTTGTTCGGCCCTAAGCGTTCTCAGAATCTTGAATTCCACCTG GGTGATCTTAGGAATAAGGACTTGGAGAAGCTCTTTTCTCAAACACA ATTTGATGCTTTGATCCATTTTGCTGGCCTAAAAGCTGTTGGGGAGAGTGTTGCAAGCCTTAGCCGTTATTTTGATAACAATTTGATTGGCACTATTAATCTTTATGAGGTTATGGCAAAATATGATTGCAAAAAG ATGGTTTTCTCATCTTCTGCAACAGTTTATGGTCAACCTGAAAAAATGCCCTGTGTTGAGGATTTCGAATTGAAAGCTATGAATCCTTATGGAAGGACCAAG TCTTTGCTTCCAGATTATCAGCGGCTTTCTCATAGGTTGAATACTTCAAAGCTTATGAAAATAGAGGTGAGTTCCTACACTTGA
- the LOC115992626 gene encoding receptor-like protein EIX2 has translation MDLSYNQITGQIANLSLEFYFPPAIDLGSNKLEGKIPRFMFKAIHLDLSNNMFSGPIQSLCAISIRNLSCLDLSNNQLSGELPDCWMHLEELKILNLANNHFHGKIPSTMGSLLGIETLDLGNNSFIGELPSSLKNCTELTFINLGHNNLSGQLPMWLGTSNPNLVVLNLRSNHLYGSMPSHLCHLAHLQLLDLALNQISGSIPKCLNNLTLLTQKLSSNATITHLYEEDFSRTSKDRAYDDHVFWMWKGREYEYKGILGLVKSIDLSSNKLTGTIPVEIMELAGLISLNLSKNLLSGQISSNIGALLSLEVMDLSKNQLLGGIPSSLSRILGLSFLDLSNNNLSGQIPTGPQLNTFTATAYEGNPGLCGAPLPKNCSGEETTQNSNKRNEHDGKQDDEDGFITLGFYVSVALGFFAGFWGVFGTLVLKRSLQLAFFKCLNDFKDWLYVAISVNMTRLQRQLQKLIGVAIRL, from the exons ATGGATTTGTCTTACAATCAAATCACTGGCCAAATAGCAAATTTGTCATTGGAGTTCTACTTTCCCCCTGCGATAGACTTGGGTTCAAATAAATTGGAAGGAAAAATACCAAGATTTATGTTTAAAGCAATACATTTGGATCTTTCCAATAATATGTTTTCTGGGCCAATCCAATCCCTATGTGCAATTAGTATtagaaatttaagttgtctagaTCTCTCCAATAACCAATTATCAGGAGAACTTCCTGATTGTTGGATGCATCTTGAAGAATTGAAAATTCTTAATTTGGCAAACAATCATTTTCATGGGAAAATCCCAAGTACAATGGGCTCCCTTCTTGGGATTGAAACATTGGATTTAGGCAACAATAGTTTCATTGGGGAACTTCCTTCATCCTTGAAAAATTGCACGGAGTTGACATTTATTAATCTTGGACACAATAACCTGTCAGGACAATTACCAATGTGGTTAGGGACCAGCAATCCAAATTTAGTTGTGCTCAACCTTCGATCCAATCACTTATATGGAAGCATGCCTTCACATCTATGCCATCTAGCTCATCTTCAACTTTTAGACCTCGCTTTAAACCAAATCTCAGGGAGTATACCAAAATGCCTCAATAATCTTACCCTTTTGACTCAAAAATTGAGTTCAAATGCCACCATCACCCATTTGTATGAAGAAGACTTTAGCAGGACTTCCAAGGACCGTGCATATGATGATCATGTGTTTTGGAtgtggaaaggaagagagtatGAGTACAAAGGTATTCTTGGACTAGTAAAAAGCATTGATCTCTCGAGCAACAAATTAACTGGGACAATTCCTGTAGAAATTATGGAACTTGCTGGATTGATATCTTTGAATCTCTCTAAGAACCTTTTGTCTGGACAAATCAGTTCAAATATTGGTGCTTTACTTTCGTTAGAGGTCATGGATCTGTCGAAAAACCAGCTTTTGGGTGGAATTCCTTCCAGCCTTTCTCGAATTCTTGGTCTAAGTTTCTTGGATTTGTCAAACAATAACTTGTCAGGCCAAATTCCAACGGGCCCTCAACTCAATACCTTTACTGCCACTGCATATGAGGGAAACCCAGGTCTCTGTGGAGCTCCACTTCCAAAGAACTGTTCAGGAGAAGAAACTACTCAAAACTCAAACAAGAGGAATGAGCATGATGGCAAGCAAGATGATGAAGATGGGTTTATAACCCTGGGGTTCTATGTTAGTGTGGCTCTTGGCTTTTTTGCTGGTTTCTGGGGAGTTTTTGGCACACTGGTACTGAAAAGGTCATTGCAATTAGCCTTTTTCAAGTGTTTGAACGATTTTAAAGACTGGTTATATGTGGCGATATCAGTGAATATGACCAGATTGCAAAGGCAGCTTCAAAAGCTAATCG GTGTTGCTATCCGACTTTAG
- the LOC115989354 gene encoding tyrosine/DOPA decarboxylase 2-like: MGSLKLDHELENDSHMMVNPLDPEEFRRQGHMLIDFIADYYQNIESYKVLSQVEPGYLKKLLPESAPYYPESIETILQDVQKYIIPGITHWQSPNYFAYFPSSGSTAGFLGEILSTGFNVVGFNWMSSPAATELECIVMDWLGEMLMLPKSFLFKGNGGGVLQGTTCEAILCTIAAARDQMLNQCGSEKMEKLVVYGSDQTHSALQKAAQIAGIHTKNFRAIKTTKSNSFGLCPNSLRDAVRADVEAGLVPFFLCATVGTTSTNAIDPIGPLCEVAKDFNIWVHVDAAYAGSACICPEFRHFIDGIEGANSFTLNAHKWFLTTLDCCCLWVKDPSALIKSLSTNPEFLRNKATDSKQVVDYKDWQITLSRRFRAMKLWLVLRSYGVANLRNFLRSHVKMAKLFEELLRNDNRFEVMAPRNFALVCFRVLPWPSDISVAYHVERVNELNKKLLESINESGNVYMSSSVVDGAYIIRCAIGATLTEKRHVIRAWKVIQEHADDLLSKY; the protein is encoded by the coding sequence ATGGGTAGCCTCAAGCTCGATCATGAACTTGAAAATGATTCTCACATGATGGTTAACCCTCTAGACCCAGAGGAATTCAGGAGGCAAGGCCACATGTTGATAGACTTCATTGCTGATTATTACCAAAATATAGAGAGTTACAAAGTCCTAAGCCAAGTTGAGCCAGGTTACCTTAAAAAACTCTTGCCAGAATCTGCCCCCTATTATCCTGAATCAATTGAAACCATCCTCCAAGATGtgcaaaaatatattataccTGGGATCACACATTGGCAGAGTCCTAATTACTTTGCCTACTTCCCTTCAAGTGGTAGCACTGCAGGTTTTCTTGGTGAAATTCTAAGCACTGGCTTTAATGTAGTCGGATTCAATTGGATGTCATCACCAGCTGCAACTGAGCTAGAATGTATTGTCATGGATTGGCTTGGAGAAATGCTTATGCTACCAAAGTCTTTCCTTTTCAAAGGCAATGGTGGAGGTGTATTACAAGGGACTACTTGTGAGGCCATTTTGTGTACAATAGCTGCAGCGAGGGATCAAATGCTAAATCAATGTGGGAGTGAGAAGATGGAAAAGTTGGTGGTCTATGGGTCAGACCAAACACATAGTGCGCTACAAAAGGCAGCCCAAATTGCTGGAATCCACACAAAGAACTTCCGAGCCATCAAAACTACGAAGTCAAATTCGTTTGGGTTATGCCCAAACTCTTTAAGAGATGCAGTTCGTGCAGATGTTGAAGCTGGGCTAGTCCCATTCTTCCTATGTGCCACAGTTGGGACAACTTCAACAAATGCTATTGATCCAATAGGGCCATTGTGTGAAGTAGCAAAAGATTTTAACATATGGGTTCATGTTGATGCTGCATATGCTGGAAGTGCTTGCATTTGCCCAGAGTTTCGTCATTTCATTGATGGGATTGAGGGTGCAAACTCGTTTACTTTGAATGCACATAAATGGTTCCTTACAACTCTAGATTGTTGCTGCCTTTGGGTGAAGGATCCAAGTGCCTTGATAAAATCTCTCTCAACTAATCCAGAGTTTTTGAGAAACAAGGCCACAGATTCAAAACAAGTGGTGGACTACAAAGACTGGCAAATAACCTTGAGCCGAAGATTCCGAGCCATGAAATTATGGCTTGTGCTAAGAAGCTATGGCGTGGCTAACCTCAGGAACTTCCTCAGAAGCCATGTCAAAATGGCAAAGCTTTTTGAAGAACTTCTAAGAAATGATAATAGGTTTGAAGTTATGGCCCCTAGAAACTTTGCTTTGGTTTGCTTTAGGGTTTTGCCTTGGCCGAGTGATATCAGTGTGGCTTATCATGTGGAGCGTGTAAATGAGCTAAACAAGAAGCTGCTAGAGTCGATCAATGAGTCAGGGAACGTGTACATGTCTTCCTCTGTGGTTGATGGAGCATACATTATACGGTGTGCTATAGGTGCAACTCTGACAGAGAAAAGACATGTGATTAGGGCTTGGAAGGTTATACAAGAGCATGCAGATGATTTACTCAGCAAATACTAG